Part of the Acidobacteriota bacterium genome is shown below.
CCCTGGAGATGGAAAACAAGGGCAAGGAGTTTTACGGCAAGGCCCTCAAGACCAGTCACAACCCGCTGGGTCAGAAGATTTTCACGATGCTCCAGAAGGACGAGGACATTCACATCCGGCGGATCCAGGCGATCTACACCCAGCTCAAGGGGCAGCATGCCTGGTCCGACGCCTGGAAGACCATGACCGTCGGCCACGAGGATCTGGGCAAGGTGTTCCGCGAGCTGGCCGCCGCCCACGGCCAAAATATCAAGGCGGAGACCGGAGACATCGAAGCCCTCGACGTGGGCATCGATTTCGAGTTCAAGTCGGTTCGCTTTTACGAAGACCAGCTCAAAGTCGCCGAGGACCGGCTGGAGAAGGAATTCATCCAGCACATGATCGCCGAGGAGAAGGGACACCACACCGCGCTGTCCGACATGAAACACTTCCTCAGCGACCCGGCCGCCTGGTTCCGGGAGCAGGAACGGTCCGCCTTCGATGGCGGCACCGGCATGGCCTGATCTCCGTCCGTCGGCATCGTCGTCCGGCGGTAATTCTCAGCGGCCCGTTCCCGATCCGCCGGATCGAGGGCGGGTCGCCTGTTTATCCAGGCGGGAGGTGTGCGCATGAGCGCCGATCGCATGAACGGGTTTCGGGAGGAACGCGCCCGGCTCCAGGAGCTGATGCTCCGTTACAGCGGCAAGAACATGAAGCGCTTCCTCAATATCGACCACAACGCGTATGAGCCCGGCGCCCTGCCCAAACCGGCCAAGGAGTTGATGGGCCTCGTGGCCTCGCTGGTGCTGCGGTGCGAGGACTGCATCCTTTACCACCTTCAGCAGTGCCACGACCAGGGCGTCACCACCGCCGAGCTGGAGGAGTCCCTCACCGTGGCGCTGGTGGTGGGCGGCTCCATCACCATTCCTCACATCCGCCGCGTGCTGCAGGCATGGGCGGAGCTGGGCCACGCGCCGCCGGGGGGCTCGGAGTGAGCCGGGCCGGCCGGAGGCACCGGTCCACCGGCGTGAGTTTCAGCTTGGCGGGACACGTCGAGATGTGTTGAAATAGGATTCGGCGGTCATATTCGTCAGGAGGAAGCACCCAATGAAAAAGTACGTTTGCGCCATCTGCAACTACGTCTATGATCCGGCGGTGGGGGATCCGGACAACGGCATCGCCCCGGGCACTGCGTTCGAAGACATTCCCGACGACTGGGTCTGCCCCGACTGCGGGGTCGGCAAAGACGAATTCGTCCCCGCCGACTGACCTCCCTCTGTCCCTCGCCCGGTGGCCGCTCCGGCCACCGGGACGGTCCCGCCCCGATTCATCCCGTTCCCCTCACATGTATGTCAAAAACACGGGCCGAGCCCTTCGCCGTCCGTCAATCGGCATGGGTTAAAAAGATAAGCGGTTGGTCATTCTGTACCCCCCTGAAGATTTCGGTTACAGAGTAACCAACCGCTCCTGAGTTGGGAAATAACATCATCTGAGTCCACGGTAAGCCGCAACTCTGCGTCGGGCAAGCGTCATTGCACGACAAGATGCGACACGAATTTATCTTGTTGTTTGTAAAGATTTTAGGCGGGACAGTCAGTCGGTTCAGTCGGTGTGATTTTTTCTGAAAACAGCGAGCTGGCTCGGTTCGAAGGACCGACCGAACCGGTCCAGCAGCAGGCCGTGGCGGAGCCCCCAACCGCAGGCCCGCAGCGCGTGGTGGCCGGACCAGGCGAGGATCCGGGTGAGGATCAAGGTGCCGCCGAGGATGATGTCCGCCCGCTCGGGAGGCAGGCCCGGGAGTCGGCGCCGCCGGGCCAGCGGCAGCAGGCGCAGCAACTCCAGCAGCTCGGTGATCCCCGCGGCTTCAAGCGCCAGCCCGTGGATCGCCGCACCGTCGTGGGCGTGCAGCCCCAACCGGATCGCGGCCAGCGTGGTGACGGTGCCGCCGATGCCCACCAGCGGGACCGCAGGCGAGGGGACCAGCGACAGGGCGGCCAGTTCGGCGTCTACGGCGTCGGCCGCCCGCTGGAAGGCGGCCTCGGGCGGTGGATCACCGGTCAGGAACCGCTCGGTGCAGTGCAGGGCGCCCAGGGGAAGGCTGTGACGGACGTCCGGTCCGCCGGGGCCGCCCAGGACGAGCTCGGTGCTGCCGCCGCCGATGTCCGCGACGAGGCAGTCGCCGCGGGCCAGCCCGCCGGCCGCCGCGGCGGCAAACGACAGGCGGGCCTCGTCCTCGCCGCTGAGGACGGCCACGTCCAGGTCCAGCGACCGGCGCACCCGGTCCAGAAACTCGCCGGCGTTGGCCGCGGTCCGCAGCGCCATGGTTCCGGCGGCCGCCACATCCGCGGCGCCCGCGCGGCGGACCTCCCGGAGCAGTCCGGCCACCGCTTCCGCCGCCCGGTTCATGGCGGCCGGATCCAGCCGGCCGGTCTCCTTGACCCCCAGGCCCAGGCGGGCGACGACGACGCGGTCGGAGACCACTGACCAGGAACCGACCGCATCCCGCTCCATCACCACCGCCTTGATGGAGTTGGTGCCGATGTCCAGCGCGGCGAAACGAGTCATACGCAAAGCTCCCGGGCGAACGGTTCGGGGCGCGTCCGGTACATCCTACCAAAATGCGGCAGGCCTGTCATGGGCGCCGGCTGAAAATTTCGTGCAACCGGGGCGGCGGGGCGGGGTTTAACCGAATAACAACATTCCCTGGAGGTAACCATGAAGCGGAATCTGATCCTGGTGACCGGAGTGCTGATGCTGGCCCTGGCCGGCAGCGCGTGGGCCGACGATCCCGATTGGGGGGAACAGCGGAAGACGCTCCTCATGGCCGAGCTCAAAACCGAACTGGCCCTGAGTGACGCTCAGGTGACGGCGCTGGACGCCCTGGCCGTGGCGCACCGTCAGAGCCTGATCGACAAGTACGCCGAGATCGGGGCGATCCTGAAGGAAATCCGCATCCTGCGCGAGCACTGGGAGGAGCACTTTGCCGAGATCG
Proteins encoded:
- a CDS encoding rubredoxin, whose protein sequence is MKKYVCAICNYVYDPAVGDPDNGIAPGTAFEDIPDDWVCPDCGVGKDEFVPAD
- a CDS encoding Ppx/GppA family phosphatase, with protein sequence MTRFAALDIGTNSIKAVVMERDAVGSWSVVSDRVVVARLGLGVKETGRLDPAAMNRAAEAVAGLLREVRRAGAADVAAAGTMALRTAANAGEFLDRVRRSLDLDVAVLSGEDEARLSFAAAAAGGLARGDCLVADIGGGSTELVLGGPGGPDVRHSLPLGALHCTERFLTGDPPPEAAFQRAADAVDAELAALSLVPSPAVPLVGIGGTVTTLAAIRLGLHAHDGAAIHGLALEAAGITELLELLRLLPLARRRRLPGLPPERADIILGGTLILTRILAWSGHHALRACGWGLRHGLLLDRFGRSFEPSQLAVFRKNHTD
- a CDS encoding carboxymuconolactone decarboxylase family protein — protein: MSADRMNGFREERARLQELMLRYSGKNMKRFLNIDHNAYEPGALPKPAKELMGLVASLVLRCEDCILYHLQQCHDQGVTTAELEESLTVALVVGGSITIPHIRRVLQAWAELGHAPPGGSE
- a CDS encoding ferritin family protein; translation: MTHCYDRSMTMLTTALEMENKGKEFYGKALKTSHNPLGQKIFTMLQKDEDIHIRRIQAIYTQLKGQHAWSDAWKTMTVGHEDLGKVFRELAAAHGQNIKAETGDIEALDVGIDFEFKSVRFYEDQLKVAEDRLEKEFIQHMIAEEKGHHTALSDMKHFLSDPAAWFREQERSAFDGGTGMA